A stretch of the Engraulis encrasicolus isolate BLACKSEA-1 chromosome 19, IST_EnEncr_1.0, whole genome shotgun sequence genome encodes the following:
- the ccr6b gene encoding C-C chemokine receptor type 6 — protein sequence MSTYDSESDEYDYYDDDGICDIHKFRDEAITIQTYMYSLICIVGLLGNILVIVTYAFYKKAKSMTDVYLINVALADLMFVVALPMIIYNEHNHWPMGPTACKLLRGTYSINLYSSTLLLACISGDRYVAIVQARKSFGQRSYGLVYSRLACLAIWALAVGLSMPTFMYYDTYEEDREIQCSFKFSSNNTDTAKLMKVLVPSTQITVGFFLPLLVMGFCYSSIMVTLLRAKNLGRHKAIRVVLAVVLVFIACHLPYNVALLAHTASLFKERSCYAEQIRVATVAVMQSVAYLHCCLNPFLYAFVGVKFRGHFKGIIKDLWCKGKSYINNNTTSRQTEDFYIPVVSRFQAPEGHQSENPSSFTM from the coding sequence ATGTCCACATATGACAGTGAATCAGATGAAtatgattattatgatgatgatggtatttGTGATATTCACAAATTCCGCGATGAGGCGATTACCATACAGACCTACATGTACTCCCTCATCTGTATCGTCGGTCTTCTGGGCAACATTCTGGTCATTGTCACCTATGCATTCTACAAGAAAGCCAAGTCCATGACTGACGTGTACCTCATCAACGTGGCTCTCGCGGACCTCATGTTTGTGGTGGCCCTGCCCATGATAATCTACAACGAGCATAACCATTGGCCCATGGGCCCCACTGCCTGCAAGCTTCTGAGAGGCACCTACAGCATCAACCTCTACAGTAGCACGCTGCTCCTGGCCTGCATCAGCGGCGACCGCTACGTGGCCATAGTGCAGGCCAGAAAGTCCTTCGGCCAACGGTCCTACGGGCTGGTGTACAGCCGACTTGCCTGCCTCGCCATCTGGGCACTGGCGGTCGGCCTGTCCATGCCCACCTTCATGTACTACGACACCTACGAGGAGGACAGAGAAATCCAGTGCAGCTTCAAATTTAGCAGCAACAACACAGACACTGCCAAGCTGATGAAGGTGCTGGTCCCCAGCACGCAGATAACCGTGGGCTTCTTCCTGCCGCTGCTGGTCATGGGCTTCTGCTACTCGAGCATCATGGTCACGCTGCTCCGCGCCAAGAACCTGGGCCGGCACAAGGCCATCAGGGTggtgctggccgtggtgctggtCTTCATCGCCTGCCACCTGCCCTACAACGTGGCCCTGCTGGCCCACACCGCCAGCCTGTTCAAGGAGAGGTCCTGCTACGCGGAGCAGATCAGGGTGGCCACCGTGGCGGTGATGCAGAGCGTGGCCTACCTCCACTGCTGCCTCAACCCCTTCCTCTACGCCTTCGTCGGGGTGAAGTTCAGGGGCCACTTCAAGGGGATTATCAAGGACCTGTGGTGCAAGGGGAAGAGTTACATTAACAACAACACCACTTCGAGGCAGACGGAGGATTTCTACATCCCGGTGGTGTCAAGGTTCCAGGCACCAGAGGGCCACCAAAGTGAAAATCCGTCGTCTTTCACTATGTGA
- the LOC134470211 gene encoding protein disulfide-isomerase A6-like — protein MKALHGVLACTIFLTAHALYSSSDDVVELTPSNFNKVLQSDSLWLIEFYAPWCGHCQSLTPEWKKAATALKGVVKVAAVDCDQHQSLAGQYGIQGFPTIKIFGANKNKPEDYQGGRTGQAITEAALSALRSLVKDRLSGRSGSSGQGKQSGGGGGGSGGKKDVVELTEDNFDRLVLKGEEAWLVEFFAPWCGHCKRLEPEWAAAASDVKDQTKGQVKLGAVDATVHPGLASRYGVRGYPTIKVFVKGEEPTDYSGGRTRSDIVAQALELYSANAPPPELLEIVSGDVLKKTCEDNQLCIIAVLPHILDTGASGRNGYLEVMLKMADKYKQKSWGWLWTEAGAQMDLESALGIGGFGYPAMAAINARKMKFALLKGSFSETGIHEFLRDLSMGRGSTATVGGAALPKIHTVEPWDGKDGVLPEEDDIDLSDVDLDDLGRDEL, from the exons ATGAAGGCTTTACACG GTGTGTTGGCATGCACTATTTTCCTGACAGCCCATGCCCTCTATTCGTCCAGTGACGACGTGGTGGAGTTAACACCGTCCAACTTCAATAAAGTTCTGCAGAGTGACAGCCTGTGGCTTATTGAGTTCTATGCCCCCTG GTGTGGTCACTGCCAGAGCCTCACCCCTGAGTGGAAGAAGGCTGCTACTGCCCTCAAG GGCGTTGTGAAGGTGGCGGCAGTTGATTGTGATCAGCATCAGTCGTTGGCAGGCCAATATGGCATCCAGGGCTTTCCCACCATCAAGATCTTTGGAGCCAACAAGAACAAGCCAGAGGACTATCAAG GTGGTCGCACTGGCCAGGCCATAACGGAGGCAGCCCTCTCAGCCCTGCGCTCCCTGGTCAAGGACCGCCTCAGTGGACGATCAGGAAGCTCGGGTCAAGGCAAGCAG agtggaggaggaggcggtggttCTGGGGGTAAGAAGGACGTGGTGGAGCTGACGGAGGACAACTTTGACCGGCTGGTGCTGAAGGGAGAGGAGGCCTGGCTGGTGGAGTTCTTCGCCCCATGGTGCGGCCACTGCAAAAG GCTTGAGCCAGAATGGGCCGCAGCTGCGTCAGACGTGAAAGACCAGACCAAGGGCCAAGTGAAACTGGGAGCCGTAGATGCCACCGTGCACCCAGGCCTGGCCAGTCGCTATGGG GTTCGTGGATACCCGACCATAAAGGTGTTTGTGAAGGGCGAGGAGCCTACTGATTACAGTGGAGGCCGTACCCGCTCGGACATCGTGGCCCAAGCCCTGGAGCTGTACTCGGCCAACGCACCCCCTCCTGAGCTGCTGGAG ATTGTCAGCGGTGACGTCCTGAAGAAGACCTGCGAGGACAACCAGCTGTGCATTATCGCTGTGCTTCCCCACATCCTGGACACAG GCGCGTCAGGGAGAAATGGCTATCTGGAGGTGATGCTGAAGATGGCTGATAAGTACAAGCAGAAGTCCTGGGG GTGGCTGTGGACAGAGGCGGGTGCCCAGATGGATCTGGAGTCCGCTCTTGGCATCGGTGGCTTTGGCTACCCGGCCATGGCGGCCATCAACGCCCGCAAGATGAAGTTTGCCCTCCTCAAGGGCTCCTTCAGCGAGACTGGCATCCACGAGTTTCTCAG GGATCTGTCCATGGGAAGGGGCTCCACGGCAACCGTGGGCGGAGCAGCTCTACCAAAGATCCACACTGTGGAACCCTGGGATGGCAAAGATGGAGTG CTTCCTGAGGAGGACGACATTGACCTGAGTGACGTGGATCTAGATGACCTTGGCAGGGATGAGCTTTAA